A single genomic interval of Macaca nemestrina isolate mMacNem1 chromosome 14, mMacNem.hap1, whole genome shotgun sequence harbors:
- the LOC105493874 gene encoding leucine-rich repeat and immunoglobulin-like domain-containing nogo receptor-interacting protein 2 has protein sequence MLHTAISCWQPFLGLAVVLIFMGSTIGCPARCECSAQNKSVSCHRRRLIAIPEGIPIETKILDLSKNRLKSVNPEEFISYPLLEEIDLSDNIIANVEPGAFNNLFNLRSLRLKGNRLKLVPLGVFTGLSNLTKLDISENKIVILLDYMFQDLHNLKSLEVGDNDLVYISHRAFSGLLSLEQLTLEKCNLTAVPTEALSHLRSLISLHLKHLNINNMPVYAFKRLFHLKHLEIDYWPLLDMMPANSLYGLNLTSLSITNTNLSTVPFLAFKHLVYLTHLNLSYNPISTIEAGMFSDLIRLQELHIVGAQLRTIEPHSFQGLRFLRVLNVSQNLLETLEENVFSSPRALEVLSINNNPLACDCRLLWILQRQPTLQFGGQQPMCAGPDTIRERSFKDFHSTALSFYFTCKKPKIREKKLQHLLVDEGQTVQLECSADGDPQPVISWVTPRRRFITTKSNGRATVLGDGTLEIRFAQDQDSGMYVCIASNAAGNDTFTASLTVKGFASDRFLYANRTPMYMTDSNDTISNGTNANTFSLDLKTILVSTAMGCFTFLGVVLFCFLLLFVWSRGKGKHKNSIDLEYVPRKNNGAAVEGEVAGPRRFNMKMI, from the coding sequence ATGCTTCACACGGCTATATCATGCTGGCAGCCATTCCTGGGTCTGGCTGTGGTGTTAATCTTCATGGGATCCACCATTGGCTGCCCTGCTCGCTGTGAGTGCTCTGCCCAGAACAAATCTGTTAGCTGTCACAGAAGGCGATTGATCGCCATCCCAGAAGGCATTCCCATCGAAACCAAAATCTTGGACCTCAGTAAAAACAGGCTAAAAAGTGTCAACCCTGAAGAATTCATATCATATCCTCTGCTGGAAGAGATAGACTTGAGTGACAACATCATTGCCAATGTGGAACCAGGAGCATTCAACAATCTCTTTAACCTGCGTTCCCTCCGCCTAAAAGGCAATCGTCTAAAGTTGGTCCCTTTGGGGGTATTCACAGGGCTGTCCAATCTCACTAAGCTTGACATTAGTGAGAATAAGATTGTCATTTTACTAGACTACATGTTCCAGGATCTGCATAACCTGAAGTCTCTAGAAGTGGGGGACAATGATTTGGTTTATATATCACATAGGGCATTCAGTGGTCTACTTAGCCTGGAGCAGCTCACCCTGGAGAAATGCAACTTAACAGCAGTACCAACAGAAGCCCTCTCCCACCTCCGCAGCCTCATCAGCTTGCATCTGAAGCATCTCAATATCAACAATATGCCTGTGTATGCCTTTAAAAGATTGTTCCACCTGAAACACCTGGAGATTGACTATTGGCCTTTACTGGATATGATGCCTGCCAATAGCCTCTACGGTCTGAACCTCACGTCCCTTTCAATCACCAACACCAATCTGTCTACTGTACCCTTCCTTGCCTTTAAACACCTGGTATACCTGACTCACCTTAACCTCTCCTACAATCCCATCAGCACTATTGAAGCAGGCATGTTCTCTGACCTGATCCGCCTTCAGGAGCTTCATATAGTGGGGGCCCAGCTTCGCACCATTGAGCCTCACTCCTTCCAAGGGCTCCGCTTCCTACGCGTCCTTAATGTGTCTCAGAACCTGCTGGAAACTTTGGAAGAGAATGTCTTCTCCTCCCCTAGGGCTCTGGAAGTCCTGAGCATTAACAACAACCCTCTGGCCTGTGACTGCCGCCTTCTCTGGATCTTGCAGCGACAACCCACCCTGCAGTTTGGTGGCCAGCAACCTATGTGTGCTGGCCCAGACACCATCCGTGAGAGGTCATTCAAGGATTTCCATAGCACTGccctttctttttactttaccTGCAAAAAACCCAAAATCCGTGAAAAGAAGTTGCAGCATCTGCTAGTAGATGAAGGGCAGACGGTCCAGCTAGAATGCAGTGCCGATGGAGACCCGCAGCCTGTGATTTCCTGGGTGACACCCCGAAGGCGTTTCATCACCACCAAGTCCAATGGAAGAGCCACCGTGTTGGGTGATGGCACCTTGGAAATCCGCTTTGCCCAGGATCAAGACAGTGGGATGTATGTTTGTATTGCTAGCAACGCTGCTGGGAATGACACCTTCACAGCCTCCTTAACTGTGAAAGGATTCGCTTCAGATCGCTTTCTTTATGCGAACAGGACCCCTATGTACATGACCGACTCCAATGACACCATTTCCAATGGCACCAATGCCAATACTTTTTCCCTGGACCTTAAAACAATACTGGTGTCTACAGCTATGGGCTGCTTCACATTCCTGGgagtggttttattttgttttcttctcctgtTTGTGTGGAGCCGAGGGAAAGGCAAGCACAAAAACAGCATTGACCTTGAGTATGTGCCCAGGAAAAACAATGGTGCTGCTGTGGAAGGGGAGGTAGCTGGACCCAGGAGGTTCAACATGAAAATGATTTGA